The following is a genomic window from Drosophila busckii strain San Diego stock center, stock number 13000-0081.31 chromosome 2L, ASM1175060v1, whole genome shotgun sequence.
gctcagctcagctcagctcagctgcttgTCTTTGTGATTTGTCTTTATCTGCCTCGCTCTCTGCGCAAATGTGTCCactgatgttgatgatgatgatcgtGACAAAGAAATGTCAGTAATTGGTCCCGTTGGGGCAGCGCCAGTTCCAGCCCCTCCCCACCCCTCCCGATGTGAAACTGCGCTCAAGTCATGCTAAAAAATTTACGTTTGACGTCAGTCGTACGCTGTGGATTTTTCACAATGTGTGATGATTGTGAAGCGCcaagaaagagcaagagccagAGCAGGAGAGAGGCAGCGAGAGAGAGGTAAAGAGAGTGTGAGCACAAGGGCAAGCCAGAGCAAGCAGAGCAAGCAGTTAACGCCATTCAATCAAGATGCGAGGCATCGATAGTGAAGGCAAattaaagtgcagcaaaaacaacaataaatgcacTCAAAGCGGTTAGAGAACCTGAGCAAAGCGACAAATCATGAATGAGTTTTTATGTTCATTTCAAtagaaattgttaagcaattttttaacgGCAAAATAGAATTcttagaaaataattattttgataaaaattcACTCATAAATCgcacatgcaaataaaataaactatgtTTACagttatttaaacaaaatatagaaaaattacttaaattattgcatacaataatttaacatttcttCTCTAGAAATTACAGCTgagctgtttttttttaaagaaattcaaGCAAACTACGTCAGCAAATTAGTCACAGCGCCTAAACTTAAAAGCCGATGCTAATTTTGTTAAGTAGTATTGCTGAATCGCATTAATTGCTTGATTACTGTTACTTGTGGCAATTTGTATAAGGCTggaaaaacaaacatttcgTTCAAGTACatcataaaattgttattaaaatctGTCACAGTTTTGAAATCCGTATTTGAACAAGCCGCTTTATTTAGTATATTGACTCTACTTGCGCATATGCATTTAGTTACGGTCACGTGCAATTGTTTAAGTGTTCTGTTgttctgctgttgtttttgaaATGTTTCGTTACCCATACGCCACGTTGCATGCGTTGTCGCTTAGAGTTCAATGCATTTTATGAGGGTTCTTGAGTCTGCGGCCTACGTTGAAATTAGCATAGCCATTGGCTTTTTGCATCACAATGGATACCAATGGATACGAAAGACTGACGTATGTAGTTGCCATGTGGGGTGAGCTAGAGATTAGAGGGGctggggtgtgtgtgtgggagcgGATGGTTAATGTATCCGTTGCAGCTACAGACGTTCAACTTGGAGGTTTCTGTGTCAGCAATCAATCCCCCACATGAAGCCAACGTATGGCGCATGGCCCCGTCCTATAAATATGCGCATTTTGCACTCTCGCTTGCATTGGCCATGAACCAAGTGGCCTGGTgaaagatacagatacatatcCAAATACATTGGGAGCTCTTGAGAAACTGGCGCAGATCTTGAAGTTTCTTTTGCATAATTCCCTCCGCAGCGCtcgcttctctctctctatttgcAATGCAGATAGACCCAAATATTCCGCGAAGTTCAACAATTTGGGTAAACAACACAGCTGCGCAGACAGTTCAATGTCTGGAGCCTGGAGTTCAACCTTAAAAGGCGCCATATAGCCGATggcatgatgatgatgtcTTCTccttttgcgctgctgcttcttgtttACGCTTTAGCCGATGTCTTATCTATATCTAATTGCGATTTAGCAATATCAAAAATTGCGTTTTAGCAAATTTCTCTATGGGgtgacaaaacaaaattgttaaatatttaacaacacATTAATACTGATGAAATTACTCAAATTATACTACTACTAGTCGCTTAGTCATGCTGTCTACTATAAAGCCTTGCACTTACTATAGGTTACCGTTTAAAGCGAAAAATATGTTCTGCTCAAATAGCATGACAATTCGAAACTAAAGTCCactgataaaataaaataatcgcTGAAAAAACTGCTAAAAACTGATTTGGTCtaacaaagcaattaaaatatgcaaattttttaatttaaatggtGCTCAGCTCTTAATACTTAATCAATCAATTGCGAgtgtttatataataaatcgAGAGGGGAATTCTATGCTTGACTaaacttttgcataataattttatatgcataattgATGTTTAGTCTAATGTAAATAAGTCTCGACTGCCCTAGACGATCCTCCAAAGAGAAAATTAGAAAAGCAGGCAGCTGGCTTAACAGTGGCTCTCCCATAGTTTGGAGCTTGCTGctgtttcgctctctctcgcccACAACTCGCACTCCCACACTCTCTGCGCTCTGAGCGCGCAAACGAACCGAACCGATCGCTGCGTTCGTGTCTTCGTGGCGTTCGGCGCTCGGCTGCGCCAACGAGAAGTACAAAACTGACAGAGCTGGCCCCAAACCAGTTAGTCGCTCAACAGAATCGCAACAGAGCGTATCACACTCGTCGCGTAGCAATTTGCTGAGATAAGTGCAAGCAAGtcattttttgtgtgctgtgtgtaCAAGAAGTAAAAAGAAGATAAATCAAGCAGAACAGAAAAACGCAGAAGAGCAGAACGCagaagcaaatgccaaagtgtaGTTGTAAGCAGAGCaaagcgaaataaataaatctaaatgcaaatgcaatgtgCGCgtagtaacaacaacaacaacagcaaatagtAGGAAATACTACAgaaaaaataagttataaaaaatgcaaatctaGCGGGCATAACAAAATACAAGTTTATGCAAGTGTAAAAACGCAAAAAGTTGTGCGAGATAACTGaagcattatttttttgttgcctataAACTATAACTGTGAACTAAAGCCAAATGACTATGAGTTCAACTGtgttgctgccaacaacaaccacaaacaaCATCGACGACgacaagcaaagcagctaaGACGCTGGagaaacaagcaacaacaacaacaaacagatcCACAATGGCCAGATCGCATGAGAAATTGCGTTTCTCGTGCATCGACAATATtcgaattaaacaaatatggaAACTAATTGCATTGGATACggcgcccagcagcaacaaagtggAGCAGCCAAAAggccacagcaacaatagccacaacaacaacaacaacaacaacaacaacaataacaatgaggTAAGTGAAAAGAAAGCATTTTTtggaaacaaacaaaatgttggctGTGACGTCAATGCCAGCGTACATCCGTGTAGAAAGCAATGTTGCAGAGAAAGCGAACCAAACatacatattcatatatatagtaaagaAAATTGTTCAACTCACTCCATGGGGGGCAGACAAGAGATGTGGAGATCTGACGTCtgtttaatgtatttaaatattgaaacaaGTGTTTGGGAACTACCCCGAAGTAGCTTAAGctatgtggcatgcaaatatCGCAAGTCTGCGACTGCACTGGAATTCCAGTAACCTACAGTATATACGCTATACAGTAAACTGTCGCTAATTGAAACATTTAGCCACATGCAGCACAACAAatcaattcattttattaaaatcaattgatgTATTgatgctttttgctttgcttgtgctTTAATACAAACAATTGTTCAGTTTATTGAAccctttattttgttgttttttatattttggtgacatgcataataaatgtCCTTTGCCTGTCAGTTTATTGacttgtcgctgttgttgtttttatttttttttgcagtgtataaCTGTCAAGTGCAGTTGCCCACGCAGTCATCAGCtgctaacaaaatttaatgtgtattatacatatttttattatcagcAGCCGacagattttattatttattttataatttgttgcgGCGTGGACAAGGGCGTATGATAAGTGTGCTTAGCGCAATTTAATGTTGTCTGACTTGAGTACGATATGAAGGCTATATTAGAGATATATAGAGTAAGGTTCATGGATATTTCcgttttcaataaaaatgtaagctaaCTTAGTCAGTGGAGTGAATGTAGAGATGAGTCTTGGGGGTCTTGGAAACTTTTTCGAAATGATTCATGCgtggctttaattaaaacgaaaGAGtttattcatataaaaataaattagcattagTTACTAACTTGTGATTTATTGCTAGAATCAAGACAGTTTCTAATGAGTTACTATTCAGCAGACCATAACCCTAGAGctttttatagtattttttatatataattttttgcgctCTAGCTCgcgctaaaaattatttatatatatacatatatatgtattgcgTTAACTTGGCGTTATGTATAATAAACCATAACTGGTTTAAACCGCCCTCGGATTCCCCCTCTGTCCACTCCCCAGCGATCCCTCCACGCTCCACGTTCAATGCATTGACGTCAATGCAAATAAAGCGATTGAGTGCGAAGCGAATCTTCAACGTTGTTGCCTCTTCTGCAGACAgacagtctgtctgtctgtctgtctatctgtctgtctgtccgtccagCCGAGTGGAAACTCGAAGTGGAGCACACACTTTAGGGCTGAGTGTCAGGGTTGTGTTCTAGTTCAAGAAACTAGTTTACGCTCCAGTCAAAAGAAGCGTCTGTGCAGCAGGTTGAGCTCTCCTCGATATTCTTGCCAGGGTCAAGTGCACGCTTAGCCGCTTCGCCGCTTAGCCCGTGTAAGCTTATCATTAAAAACAAGTCTACATGTGACTGAAAGTTTgccaaatttgttgtatttgtttaattaacagAGCCCACAGCGCACGCCTTTGACGTCACGCGCAtacacttaatttaaaatttgttgtgccattgttttaatttgctttttctttctttttttttgagagTTAACACGTTCGCCGAGCGGCAGATACAATAGACATTTTTAAGTAGTCATAAATAAACACTACTAAACTGTTGCCCAAAGCGAAGCTAAAAAtagcagaaaaaaatataaaacaaatgcaaagtcGCGATTAAAAACGCATGCAAAGTCGCGGACGCGACTTAGTCGAGCGTAAAGTGctgtaatttttgaaaaacaattttataatattgtaGAATGTCATAGTTAATTATTGTGTGTTGTCTGTGCTGCGGTCAAAAACTGTCACAAATTGTTCGCACAGTCACTGATAAAAAactatgcacacacacgccgAGCgagtcaaaataaataataattttgtgcgTTAGCATAAGCCTGtgtaattatgtaaatttactGCTGGGTAGACGTGTTTAAGATCAATGTACAAAACGTCGAAACAAGTGCAAAAAGGAAACAAGTGTCTGCACTAGTAGAAAGCAATGCTACTCAAACTGTTTAATGCAGCTCGCTCTGTGTCGTCgcctcctctctctctctctctgtcttacGCATTTAGTAAAGGTCAGTGCTGACGTTAAACTCTATTACTAAATAATAGAATAGCATTTTATATGATAGTTTTTAGCATTTGCTTGTTATATAGTCTaatagattttatatatatttgttttgattgacAGCTTGACACACGACATGacacatataattatttatataatttataagttaCGCCTTAAAGTGCGTACCGATTCGTTGCTTTAGTACCActgtgcgtatacgcaacctTGGCCCAAACGCTGCGCACTATCTTAAGCGGGCATAGGCGTTATCTTTATGGCTATAAGTATGTGAGCATTTGTTTATCTATAGCTCTCtttgtacaaaaatatttgcattgactatcatataaaaaatataaaaaactgaTGAAATATATGGGCGTGTACCAACAGCTGCTAGGGGTTAATGAAATTGCGAAATGAACTGAGATTAGCTTAGAACGCACTTaattttctctcagtgcatgCTTGTACTAAGGCAAACACTCAACTCGTTGTTAAACTGTTGACAGTTGAGTTATCAGCCGCAGCCGCATTAAGGCGCAGCCTTATCTTTCAGATAAGACAGATCTTAAAGATAAAGCTAATTATTATTGCCAAAGCCCAGTAGGCAGCTGAAACATATTTAAAGACGCTGCCTATgccagttagttagttagttgtggcatttattaaaacaaaatcattttCAGAGACGCGCTCGTAATTTGTTATTGCCGAATTAGCTTAAAAATCTGATGGCTTAATTTATGGTCACATATCAGCAAatccacaacaacagcatcgaGTTGATAAACTTTGCATACTAAGTGGCTCATTAGGGGCacgataaaaataaatataaagcgaaACCACACACGGCGCTCTGGGCCAGAGCTCCTCATAAAGCAAAACCGAGgcgtttttaaaatttattttctttctttcattctttgctttgcgtgtgtttgttttttaaggtagcgtaaacaaaatagaattttttgcACTTTGCGACTTGTGGTCGTTGCATTTTGattgtataattaattaaggTTGTCATATATGTGAGAATTGTacgatatgtatgtatgtctgtgtttggtttggttagctgactgactgactgactcatCCGCTTTTGGGTTCAAGCTCTGTTTACTTACGTCAATTGGCACTACTTTGTCTATTCGCAGCGCCTATCCCTAACATACGAGAACTGCACTAACTTGGCCGAATATTTAAGTCTGCAAAGAGCGCTTCATGCACAAACCCAGTCCGAGTTACAGtccgaacagcagcagcagcagcatcaacagcagcaacagcaacaaatgtcgCTGCTCAAGTTCTTGGCCATTGTAAGTAACTGCCCCGTCCGACTGTTTATGGCcgtaaagcaaatgcaatttaaacgCTTCCTGTTCCAAAACCTCAGACAATCAGCAAAAGCTTGCCTTGCCCAGTTAACCAGCTGCCCATATCATTTATTTGAGTGTCAGTTCTTTACCTTAACACgtgttgcattaaattcacaatttatttatttctaattgcTCGCTGAccaaacaattgctgcaacttgtagaaagtaaattaatttcttgtgtgtgaattgttgtttgctcgGAACTGGTTGTCGTCGAGGCGTGATATCGCCACATGTGTGAAAATTGTTCTTTATCAGTTCCACCCTTGagttatacacacacacacatttatctGCATATATCTGAAATTTATTCAATGAAATATTATATGCGATTTGGTAGCAGCGTGTGTCTAGATAAAAGTTGGCATAAATTAGCAGCTTATTAGACATAgtttataaaagttaattatatatgcGACAATTTTGCTTGAATAGAGATATCTCTCggtataaattaatttactaatttgttCACATATTCTCTTTTATTTCAGAACGCGCTGGAGCTGAGTGCGCCTGCCAcaccgctgctgttgcaacaacagaaacCAACGCAACCCAAGCCACTCGGCTGGATGCAGCTCTCAGGGCATCCCGAAAGGTAAGCAGCCCACTATTATAGCTCGCACTTGACACTTTAGCTAActcttatttttctttatagcATTGTGCCCACCACAACGGGAATTGTGCGCAAGCGCATCCAGTGCAGCGAGGACAGCGAGGTGCTTGCCTATCAGCTCATCTCTCAGGAGCCGCAGACTTCACAAATTGTGCCCGCCTACTTTGGACTGCGTGAGCTGCATGCTCAGCACTATATTGAGCTGCAGGATCTCTTGGCTGGCTTCAAGGATCCCTGCGTCATGGACATTAAGCTCGGCTCACGCACCTTTCTCGAGTCCGAGGTCAGCAATCAGACGCTGCGTCCTGATCTCTATCAGAAAATGATTGCTGTCGATGCTAGCGCGCCCACTCCCGCGGAACACGAAGCTCAGGCTATTACCAAGCTGCGCTATATGCTCTTCCGTGAGTCGCTCTCCTCGTCACACACCAAGGGCTTTCGCATTGAGGCGCTGCGTCTGCGTGGACGCACACCAGTTAAGGATTTGAAGACTTGCCGCAGCAACGAACAAATATCGAACACCATTGAACAGTTCCTCGCCACACGCCGGTCCGTGCAGAAGGAACTGCTGAAGCGTCTGAAGCACATGCGTCTGGTTATTGAGCAGTCGCCGTTCTTCAATCGCCATGAGATCATTGGCTCCAGCATTTTCATAGTCTATGACGATCAGCGCGTGGGCGCCTGGCTCATTGACTTTGCCAAGTCGCGCCAGCTGCCTGCCCAGCTCAGCATCAATCATCGCAGCCCCTGGACGCCGGGCAATCGCGAGGAGGGTCTGCTGCGCGGCATGGATGAGCTGATACACTCCTTTGAGGAGGTCTAtgcacgcagcagcagccatcgCGGCTGCCTTAAGATCTAAGCTGAAgattgccacgcccacgcccactgcgCCCACCTATATAGGCAAACCAAGACTGATTAGCAATGCGCTTCAattacattattatatatatatatatatcgcatCCTCTCCACCACCACACCCATTCGCACCACACGCCTTAAGCAGCCGCCGCGCCACGCTTTGATTATTTTCCATATTGGAAGCAACCACTAAGCGATCAGGCTTGCAATCATAGTTATAGACAACTGTGTATAGCTACTATATGTATAGAGAACGATTAGTATTGAGCACACcaagcagcatttgtttgATTGAAAAAAACAGGTTTAACTTGttacattatatttataaacgtttacatatactatatagatatTAAGTATTCGCGTAGTAAAAATGTATCCACAATGAATTTCGTACGTAAGAAATAAAATCTCAAGCGTGtaagctgaaaatatttaaatgaaaaacactTGTTTACATTATGCATACATCTTACCCAGTTATGTGCAGAAGGTCATATCTCAGATATATAATCGGAAAACTCTCACGCCAACGCTAACgctgcttaaattgaaattcaaattcagtataatttatgtgcttgctacgtgttttaatttgttaaatacacTTGGGCAGCTATAAACTATTACTTATAACTAGTCGGAATTCAAATGGCTTGGGTTGAATACTCTACACACCACAGCTGAACGGATTCAATGTTAGgcatattcatttttatagcagccacataaacaaaagctcagAGAACGTGTGCTGTTAATAGATTtcgaaaattgtttgttttttaaattataaccTAAACTACATGGTGCATATAAAATGATCCGCATCGATGCTGGAATATATGTGACCTTCGGAAATCATGAAAtccaaaatgttgctgcaagcATAGAATTTTAAGTATTgacattaaacaattgtttgttgcgcCATAAACTTACTTCATTTCGGATTCATTTATGTGTGAGAACTTTGCTTTAAGTTCTTTGCGACTTATACCCTCCTCCGAAACGTTGCTCTTGATCGCCTGGAACACTGCCATTTGCTTGTTATCGAGACCGGCAACCATGGCATTATTTTGACTGGAAGTTATGCCGCTTGTACCAAAGTTaccagcgccgccgccgctgctgctgccgctccgTGTCGCCATTGACATGATACTCCTCTGCCTTATATCTGGAATGCAGCGCCTCCAATGTATGCGTGCAGACCTCATTGGGATCCAGAATATTCAGCAGCTTGAATACCATCAATACCTTTTGGCCCGCCTGCGAGCGCACTGAACCATAGATCTTAACATAATTGTTAATCATAGCATCTGGAGCTTTCACTGCATCGCCTTCCTCCAACCAGTAGTGTGCATCAATGCGTCCACTGTGATCCTCCAGCGTGTAGGTGATCTTTGTAGAGGAAGTCTCTATGTTGCGCACAATACCCACAACACAAACAAGGGCGTAAGTGACATCAAACA
Proteins encoded in this region:
- the LOC108597078 gene encoding inositol-trisphosphate 3-kinase homolog isoform X2, producing the protein MARSHEKLRFSCIDNIRIKQIWKLIALDTAPSSNKVEQPKGHSNNSHNNNNNNNNNNNNENALELSAPATPLLLQQQKPTQPKPLGWMQLSGHPESIVPTTTGIVRKRIQCSEDSEVLAYQLISQEPQTSQIVPAYFGLRELHAQHYIELQDLLAGFKDPCVMDIKLGSRTFLESEVSNQTLRPDLYQKMIAVDASAPTPAEHEAQAITKLRYMLFRESLSSSHTKGFRIEALRLRGRTPVKDLKTCRSNEQISNTIEQFLATRRSVQKELLKRLKHMRLVIEQSPFFNRHEIIGSSIFIVYDDQRVGAWLIDFAKSRQLPAQLSINHRSPWTPGNREEGLLRGMDELIHSFEEVYARSSSHRGCLKI
- the LOC108597078 gene encoding inositol-trisphosphate 3-kinase homolog isoform X1, which encodes MARSHEKLRFSCIDNIRIKQIWKLIALDTAPSSNKVEQPKGHSNNSHNNNNNNNNNNNNERLSLTYENCTNLAEYLSLQRALHAQTQSELQSEQQQQQHQQQQQQQMSLLKFLAINALELSAPATPLLLQQQKPTQPKPLGWMQLSGHPESIVPTTTGIVRKRIQCSEDSEVLAYQLISQEPQTSQIVPAYFGLRELHAQHYIELQDLLAGFKDPCVMDIKLGSRTFLESEVSNQTLRPDLYQKMIAVDASAPTPAEHEAQAITKLRYMLFRESLSSSHTKGFRIEALRLRGRTPVKDLKTCRSNEQISNTIEQFLATRRSVQKELLKRLKHMRLVIEQSPFFNRHEIIGSSIFIVYDDQRVGAWLIDFAKSRQLPAQLSINHRSPWTPGNREEGLLRGMDELIHSFEEVYARSSSHRGCLKI
- the LOC108597078 gene encoding inositol-trisphosphate 3-kinase homolog isoform X3, whose protein sequence is MSLLKFLAINALELSAPATPLLLQQQKPTQPKPLGWMQLSGHPESIVPTTTGIVRKRIQCSEDSEVLAYQLISQEPQTSQIVPAYFGLRELHAQHYIELQDLLAGFKDPCVMDIKLGSRTFLESEVSNQTLRPDLYQKMIAVDASAPTPAEHEAQAITKLRYMLFRESLSSSHTKGFRIEALRLRGRTPVKDLKTCRSNEQISNTIEQFLATRRSVQKELLKRLKHMRLVIEQSPFFNRHEIIGSSIFIVYDDQRVGAWLIDFAKSRQLPAQLSINHRSPWTPGNREEGLLRGMDELIHSFEEVYARSSSHRGCLKI
- the LOC108597120 gene encoding LOW QUALITY PROTEIN: replication protein A 32 kDa subunit (The sequence of the model RefSeq protein was modified relative to this genomic sequence to represent the inferred CDS: deleted 1 base in 1 codon) — encoded protein: MNDSFGDFNATQTATAGATKEAAGEGIISLLIKQIVDSPEGNFKMFDVTYALVCVVGIVRNIETSSTKITYTLEDHSGRIDAHYWLEEGDAVKAPDAMINNYVKIYGSVRSQAGQKVLMVFKLLNILDPNEVCTHTLEALHSRYKAEEYHVNGDTSGSSSGGGAGNFGTSGITSSQNNAMVAGLDNKQMAVFQAIKSNVSEEGISRKELKAKFSHINESEMNNILDFMISEGHIYSSIDADHFICTM